One part of the Salmo salar chromosome ssa28, Ssal_v3.1, whole genome shotgun sequence genome encodes these proteins:
- the kcnk12 gene encoding potassium channel subfamily K member 12 gives MSTPVTVAGKVFLIFYGLLGCAATILFFNLFLERIITLLAVVMKAVRERRIRNSGLLPPGIRHDFSACSFPGWKPSVYHVMLILGLSAIIISCCASAMYTPVEGWAYLDSLYFCFVTFSTIGFGDLVSSQRADYEYQPLYRLANCLFILMGVCCIYSLFNVISIVIKQVLNWMLQNLCCQRCNIRSNAFPLGRRNAIRPGSRIRKGRFRIGHPPDSGDSGPCDSDTEGGGRRLSGEMISMKDLTASNKVSLALMQKQLSESANGYPRTVCGGSRHNGFSGGVGALGIMNNRLAETSNSR, from the exons ATGTCCACTCCGGTGACGGTAGCAGGGAAGGTGTTCCTGATCTTCTATGGTCTCCTTGGCTGCGCCGCCACCATCTTGTTCTTTAACCTCTTCCTGGAACGCATAATCACCCTCCTGGCCGTAGTAATGAAGGCCGTGAGGGAACGGCGCATCCGGAACTCCGGCCTCCTCCCGCCGGGTATCCGCCATGACTTCTCGGCGTGTTCTTTCCCGGGGTGGAAGCCGTCGGTCTACCACGTCATGTTGATCCTGGGGCTGTCTGCCATCATCATCTCCTGTTGCGCCTCAGCCATGTACACCCCTGTGGAGGGATGGGCTTACCTGGACTCACTCTACTTCTGTTTCGTCACATTTAG CACCATTGGCTTCGGGGACCTAGTGTCAAGCCAGAGAGCGGACTATGAGTACCAGCCGTTGTACCGTCTGGCTAACTGCCTGTTCATCCTCATGGGCGTGTGCTGCATCTACTCTCTGTTCAACGTCATCTCCATCGTCATCAAACAG gtGCTCAACTGGATGCTTCAGAACCTGTGCTGCCAGCGGTGTAACATCAGGTCAAACGCTTTCCCGTTGGGACGCCGCAACGCCATCCGGCCCGGGTCGAGAATCCGTAAGGGCCGCTTCAGAATCGGTCACCCGCCGGACTCTGGGGATTCGGGACCCTGCGACAGCGACACAGAGGGGGGAGGACGCAGACTCTCTGGAGAGATGATTTCAATGAAGGACCTGACGGCCTCGAATAAGGTCTCACTGGCACTCATGCAGAAGCAGTTATCAGAGTCCGCTAACGGTTATCCCAGGACGGTGTGTGGCGGCTCGAGACATAACGGGTTCTCTGGAGGAGTGGGCGCTCTGGGGATCATGAATAACAGACTAGCAGAGACCAGCAACTCCAGGTAG